The DNA region GGGGTTCGGGAAGGACCGCAGGTCGCTCCCGACGGTGTCCCGGACCTCGTCGTCGAGGACGACCTCGGCGAAGGTGCTGACTAGGGTTTCCTTGCTGGTCATGGTGTCCTATCCACTTTCCGCCGCCGCTCTACCGGCGGTCTCGTCTTGAACTTGGCGATGAGGGTGAGCGCCGGGGCGGTGGCGATCGTCGACACCAGCGTCATGATCACGAGCATCGCGAACACGGCCGGGCTGATCACCTTCAGCTGGAGGCCGACGTTGAGCACCACCAGTTCCGTCAGCCCCCGGCAGTTCATCAGCGCCCCGAGGGACAGCGATTCGCGCCAGCCGACCCCGGTCAGCCGCGCCGCCGTCGTGCTGCCCACCCACTTCCCGAACACCGCCACCGCTGTGATCAGCACGGTCCAGAGCCACAGCGACCCGGAACCGAGCAGGCTGAACTCGGTGTGCAGCCCGGTGTAGGCGAAGAAGAGCGGCAGCAGCAACGTCAGGGTCACGCTGCCGAGCTTCCCGGCGGCGCGGGCGACGACCGGCTCCTTCCTCGGCGCGATCACCCCGAAGAGGAAGGCGCCGAAGATCGCGTGGATGCCGATCTCGTTGGTGGCCAGCGCCGACAGCATGATCCCGCCGAGCAGGATCGCGAGCACCGCGGATTCCGGCACGCGCGCGAGCACCTTGGCCAGCAGCGGCTTGACGACGTAGATCATCGCCACGACGAACACCAGGGTGAGCCCGACGGTCAGGAAGACCTCCGACGGCGTCCCGCCCTGGCTGACGGCGACCACCACGGCCAGCAGGCACCAGGCGGCGACGTCGTCGACGGCGGCGCAGGTGAGCGCGAGCGCGCCCAGCGGTGTCTTCGCGAGGCCGCGGTCTGTCAGGATCCGCGCCAGCACCGGGAACGCCGTCACGCTCATGGAGACCGCGATGAACAGGCCGAAGGCGAGGAAGCCGACGTCACCGCCGAAGGCCGGGTACATGCCGAGCGCGAGCACGATGCCGCAGACCATCGGCAGCGCGATGCTGACCTGGCTGACGGTCACCGCGGTGAACCCGCGCCGCCGCACCGCGTCGAGGTCGATCTCGGAACCGACCAGGTACATGAAGAAGATCAGACCCAGCTGCGACAGGATGTTGATCGCCGAGACCACCCCGCCGGGGAACAGCCAGCCGAACGCGGCCGGCCAGACGATCCCGAACAGCGACGGCCCCAGGAGGATGCCGGCGACGATCTCGCCGATCACCGCGGGCTGGCCGAGCCGCCGGGCCAGGACACCCGCCAGATGGCAGGCGCCCAGGATCACCGGAAGCGCGACCAGCAGGCGCGCGTAGGTGTCGGGCCCGCTGCCCGCGGCCTTGGCCCCAGTGCCCGCGACGGGCGCGTAGGCCGATCCCAGGCCGAGCACCACGACGACGACCGCCACCGGAACCGCGATCAGCGCGGCCCCGACGACGATCCGGCGCAATGTGATACGCCCGGATCGCTCCTGTACAGCCGATTCCATCTAGTCTCCTTGAGCGGCACGCAGTTCCAGCGTGCAGCATTTGACGCTCCCGCCCGCCTTGAGCAATTCGGACAGGTCGGCGCCGATCGGTTCGAAACCGTGTTCCCTCAGTTGCGCGGTCAGCTCGGTGGCCGCCTGCGGGAGCACGACGTGCTTGCTGTCGGAGACGGCGTTGAGGCCGAACACGGACGCGTCGGCTTCGGAAGCCAGGATCGCGTCGGGGTAAAGCTCCTTCAGCAGCAGACGACTGTCCTCGGAGAACGCCCCCGGGTAGTACATGACCGTGTCTTCGTCGAGGACGGCGAGTGCCGTGTCGAGGTGGTAGTACCGCGGGTCGATCAGCGTCAGCTTGGTCACCGGACGGCCGAAGAACTCGCGGGATTCGTTGTGCGCCTCCGGGTTCGTGCGGAACCCGGTGCCGGCGAGGATCGTCTTCCCGGCGACGAGATAGTCGCCTTCCCCCTCGTTGACCCATTGCGCCTGCCGCACGTAGCGGTATCCGTTGTCGCGGAACCACTTGAGATACGCGTCGGACTCCCCTGCCCGCTGCACGTGGTGGAACCGCGCCACGAGCACCTGCCCGTCGACCACGGTGGCGCCGTTGGCCGCGAACACCATGTCGGGCAGGCCGGGCAGCGGATCGAGCAGCTCGACGCGATGCCCCAGGTCGGCGTACAGATCACGCAGCCACTCCCACTGCGCGATGGCCAGCTCGGTGTCCGTCGGCTTCTTCGGGTCCATCCAGGGGTTGATCGAGTACTCGACGTCGAAATACGTCGGTCTGACCATCAGGTAGTGCCGTTGGGTGGCAGTCCGTGACACGCTTCCTCCACGCGGTTTTGGGCGTCTTCCGCCACCGAGCCCTTGGGTGTGGGTCCGGTTTCGTCGAACAGGATCCGGTGCTACTTCTGGGTTTCGGAGAGTTTGACCTCGATCTTCCCGGCTAGGTCGTTCGCGTTGCGCATGGCTTCGTCGAAGGACGCGCCGAGTGCGCCGATGCCGCCGAAGATGTTGTTGCCGAGCGGCGGGCGCTTGATCAGGTCACCCGGCTTGGCGAAGATCTTGAGGTAGTACAAGGCTTCCGATTCGTTCACCGCGGGCGGGACCTCGATCGAGGCGATCACCCCGCCCGGGCAGATCAGGCACATCGCGGCGGTGTGCAATCCGGTCGGGCTGAAGTGGTGGACATCCGGCCGGACACCGCGGGAGACGTCCATGAGCCCCCTGATCGGGTCGTAGCCGGCCGAAAGCCGTGCCATGTGGTCGAGTCCGCCGCCGCCCGGCCGCACGGCGATCTCCAGCAGGAACGGTTTTCCCTGATGGAAACGGACTTCGGCGTGCAGCGCGCCGCGGGTGAGGCCCTGTGCTCGCACACCGGCGGCCACTACCGCGTGCACCTCGGCCACCTGCTCGGCGGTGAGCGACGTGGGCGCGTGGTGCACGTCGTCGTCGAAGGTCTCCCCCTCCGAAGTGACCCTGTCCACAATGGAACCGAGGTAGACCTCGTCGTCCCAGGCGACCGCTTCGATGAGATGCTCGTGACCGTCCAGAAAGGACTCGACGAGCAGGCCGTGCGGGCCGAGGTCCAGCCCTTCGGCCTCCATGTTGTACCAGGACATCCCGTCGATGCCTTCGCGTGCCTGCGCGTAGCGTTCCCGCATCTTGTCTTCGTCGTCGACCCGGAAGACGAAGTTGCTCGCCGCGCCGAGGGTCGGCTTGAGGATCACCGGATAGCCGAAGTCCTCGGCCGCCCGCAGGGCCGCGTCGAGGTCTTCGACGAACCGGTAGTCCGGATGCGCGGCCCCGCCCTTCTCGTGCGCCTGCCGCATGATCAGCTTGTTCCGGCTGGTCCGCGCCGCGTCGGCACCGATACCCGGCAGGCCGAGCGCTTCGGCGACCGCGGCGACCAGGACGACCCCGGACTCGGAGAAGGTGAGCACACCGTCGAAGGATTCTTCCGCGTGCCAGGCCTTCGCGTGCCGGATCAGGTCGTCGATGTGGTTGCTGCCGGCGATCCGGTAGCGATCCGACGGCCAGAGATCCTCGGTGCCGATCCCGTTGAGCACGTACAGCACCCCGCCGAAGTCCTCGATCTGCTGGTACCGGGGCAGGTAGTAGTAGGAGTTCTGGCTGGCTTCCAGCGCGAGCAGTTTCACGACACACCTCGTAGGGCAGGACGGATCGGGTGGGCACCGCCCGCTCGCACGAGCGGCCGGTCGAGCGGTTCGAGCCCGGTCCGGACCGGGTCGGCGCCGGTCAGGCGCGCGGCCAGGGACCGGGCGATCAGCGGCGCGAATTTGAACGACGAGCCGCCGCACGCCGCGTAGGACAGGACCCGGTCGCCGAGGACGGCGAGCATCGGGCCGAGGGTGGAGCGCCGGGCCAGGTAGTGACAGTCCCGGGTGTCGACCAGCCAATCCCGGCGGAAACCCGGGATCAGCGCGGCGAACGTGTCGATCAGGTGCTCACGCCACCACGAGGGCACGGTGGCGCCGCCGATCTCGTCGACGACGCGGCACGCGCTCGCGGCGCTGAGCTTCAACGGCGTCCCGGCGACGGGCGGCACCAGCCACGCGCCGCCCGCCGAGCCGAGCGAGGTGATCGCCGGAGTGGCGGCCCACGCGGCGGCGTCGGCGGGTGGGACGTCGCAGTAGAGCATCGTTTGCCGGTGCAGCACGAGCTCCCTGGACAGCGCCGGGGCCAGCAGTTCCCTGGACCACGGGCCCGCCGCCACCAGGACGGCGTCGCCGCGAAGGATCGCGCCATCGGCCAGCCGGACCTCCGCCCGGTCGGCGTCGATCCCGATCACCTTGCGGTGCGGGTGGAGTTCCGCGTTCGCGTGCCACCGCAGGCGGGTGGCGCACGCCGTCAGCACCCGGTCGGCGAGCAGGACCCCGGCCTGCGCCTCGAAGACCGCGCCCGTCCCCGGCACGAACCCGGCGTGCGGGAATTCCCCGGCGAGTTCGTCCGCGCCGAGCACTTCGGCCTTCGATCCCGCCGCGGCCACCAGATCCCGCGCGGCCGCCGCCTCGTCCGGCGGCATCGCGGTGAGCGCGCCGACCTGTTCGTAGAACGACGTGGACAACGAGTGCTCCAGTTCGAGCCACGCGTGATGCGCGCCGACCGCGGCCGCGGTGGCCGCGGGGTCGCCGGGATGCACCGCGCGCAGCACGCGGTGCCGGTCGAACGAGGTCGCGCCGGAGAACGGGATGTCCGCCTGGTCGGCGAGCACCACTTCATGCCCGGCGGACACGCACTCCAGCGCCGTCAGCAGTGCGATGACGCCGCCGCCCGCGAGCACGACTCGCATGGTCTTCCCCGTTCGTTCGGGCACCACGAGGTACCCGGACGCCACTGCTGGGACGGTGGCATCCGGGCCTTACCCCCGTTGGGCAAGGATTTCAGGAGGCGCGCGGGGTCACGAACGTGTCGTTGATGACGTAGCCGTCGAGGCCGTACGTCTCCCCGTACTCGATGAGATCGCTGGTGCGGTTGAGGAAACCGCGCCCGTTGTTGTTCAGCGAGGTGTTGCACAGCACGCTGAACCCGGTCTGCTCGCGGAACGCTTCGAGCAGGTCGGTGATGCCGGCGTTGCGCTCCCGCGTCACCGTCTGAGTGCGCGCGGTCCCGTCGACGTGCGTGATGGCCTTCAACTCGTCCGAGGTGACGTGGTTGAAGTACAGCATGTACGGATCCTGCACCGAGCCGACGAACCATTTGGGTGCGTCGGATTCCAGCGCGATCGGGGCGATCGGGCGGTAGTCCTCGCGGCGCTTGATCTTGTTGAGCCGCACCGTGGTGTCCACGGTGAACGGCGCGGCCAGGATCGACCGGTTGCCCAGCGCCCGCGGGCCCATCTCGTACCGGCCGCGGGCCCAGCCGATGATGTTGCCGTCCTTGAGGTACTTCGCGACCTCACTCGCCACGAGCGGCCGCGTCTCGTACTTCGCGGGATCCGGGACGACGTCCTCGACGAAGTTCTCCCCCGCGTAGACGTCCCATTCGATGGTCGCCTGTCCGGTGTAGAACCATTGCGCGTCGATGGCCGTGCCCAGCGCGGAACCGCTGTCGTTGGGACACGGCGGCACGAACACCGAGGAGAACAGGCCGCTCTCGCGCCACAACCGGTTCCAGTCGCAGTTCAGGCCGCAGCCGCCGGAGATCAGCAGCGGCAGGCCTTCGGTCAGGTTCTTCTCCGCGTAGTCGTAGAACCGGTTGAAGATGGCCTGCGAGTGCTTCGCCGCCGCGTTGCGGTATTCCTGCGACCAGACGCCGGCGTTGTACAGATGGGACCAGGACATCTCCTCTTTGGACAGACCGAGGATGATGCCGTCGCGGTCGAGGATGAAGTCGATGGTCTTCTGCTCGTCCGGCGTGAGCGGGCCCGGCTCGGCGAACCCGGTCAGCGCCATCTGCTTGCCGGCGTCGTTGAACCGGAACTTCCCCTTGCCCAGCGGGAAACCCGGGTCCGCCAGCGCGAAGAGGTACGCGTACTTCGCGCCGGGGTCGGTCAGGACGTGCTGCAGGTGGGTGGCCTCGCCGCGCTCGTCGATCCGGTAGAAGTCACCGATGTTCCCTTCCCACACCAGGGAGTAGTACGCCTGGCCGGGTGCCGCGGGGGCCATCCCGAGGGAGGTGTAGATATGCGAGCGCTCGTGGGTGGAGGAGAAGTAGCGCACGTCCTTGCCGAAGAACCTGCCCGCCTCATCGGAGATCGCGCCCTCGCCGACACCGAAGTACCCGGTGCGCGACGGCGGTTCCACCGAGAACTCCCCTTGACCCAGCCGCCGAGCGCGACCACGTCGGGCTGCTTGTCGAGCATGCCCGCCGCGCGCGCCATCAGCTCGCCGGTGATCCGGTCGTAGCGCGGGTAGTTGTCCTTTTCCGACTCCAGCGCGAACAGCAGCTTGCCGTCCTCGATCGCCACGATCCCGCCATCGTGGCCCTCCTTCATCGACAGAATCAGCATTGTGTCACCGAATTTCGCTCGCCTTCATTCGTCGACTCATTCAAGCCGCGCGGCCCGTTGACCGGAAGCGCCGCGCGGCGAGAACAATCAACCTTCGGACGAGCCTCCCGGCAGGGTGCGCACGGCCTCGTGGCGCAGCGATTCGAACGCGTTCTTCCGCGCCCGGTGGCCCGCCATCGGGACGGCGGCGGCGAACGGTCCGGGCTCCCGCTGCCGTTCGGAGGCGAACGCGCTGACCAACCGGGAGACCGCGTAGCGGCCGGCGACGTTGGCGCGCTGGAGAAGTCCGGCGTCCACCACGGACTCGAGGAGTTCGTCGGCGGTCTCGATCATGATGCCCATCGCCGCGGCGACGCCGATCGACGTCGTCCAGCCCGCCCCGCTCTGCCCGAAGTGGTGGACGGCCTCCCGCTCGGTGGGCGAAAGGTGTTCGTACGCCGCGGTGAACCGGTCCCGCACGTTGACATCACCGACACAGAGGCTGTCCATGAGCCGTTCACGATCGGCGAGCTGGCCCGCCGTGTACGCGATCGCCCATTCCGGGCGGGCGGCGATCTTGCGGCCGACGATGTTGATCGCCAGCGGGAGATCCCCGCACAGTTCGGCGATCGTGTCGGTGGCGTCGTGCTCCGCCCGCACCCGGGCCGGTCCGGCGATCCGGCCGATCAAGGCCATCGATTCCTTGCGGGAAAACGTATCCAGCTCGACACGGTTCGTGTCCTCCAGGCCGAGCAGCCGCGCGCGGCTGGTCACCACGACCTGGCTGTGCGGGGCCTGACCCAGCAGCGGCCGCACCTGGCCCTCGTCGCTGACCCCGGCCAGGAGCACGAACAACTTGCGTTCCGCCAGCAGGGATCGGTAGAGCCCGATCCGCTGCATCGGGTCGTCGGGCACGAGATGCGCCGGCACGCCGAGCGCGCGCAGGAATCCGCGCACGATCCCGTTGGCCGACCGGCCCCCGGTTCCGCTGCCGCCCAGATCGGCGTAGAGCTGCCCGTCCGGGAAGTCCGCCGCCACCTCTTCCGCCAGCCGCAAGGCGAAAGCCGTCTTCCCCACCCCGATCGGGCCGCTGACGAGCAACGGCACCTTGACCGGGCCGCTCGACCCGATCATCTCCGCGGCGTCGGCGAGATCCCCTTCCCTGCCGACGAAAGTCCTCGATCCCATCGGCAGCTGGGCCGGACGGGCGAGGCGGATGACGCCGGATGCCAACGCGTGCACGCCATCCGGCGGTGCTTCGGCCGTCGGTGGCGCGGGCGCGCGTTCCTCGCCGCCACCCCCGGTCTGCCCGGCGACACTCCGCCAGCGCCGTTCCCACGCGGCGCGGTCCCCACCGCACGCGGAGACGAACGCCAGCGTCACGGCGAGCGTGGGCAGCCGGTGGCCGCTGGCCGCGCTGGACAGCACGGAAGGTGCGAACAGTGCCGTCCTGGCGAGCTCCCGGTAACTCGGGTTTCCCGCACGGTTCCTCAAAACGCGCAGATCGTGAGCGAATGCGGCGATCGGACCAGTGGAGCCGTCCAACGGTCGCTCGGGTCTGCCCATGCCATCTCCTCCCCTGGATGGGGTAACGCAATCGCACTGCGTGACCGTCATCCCTGCAGCCTTCCTGGCCACAACCCTAAAGGACCAATGAACCATGCAGCAGATACAAATAGGTGACTCAATGTACAAAGTCCAATAGTTGGACGCGGAAATTCACCCCCTTGGTGGCACCGGATAGGGTTCGCCCATGTCTGACCCCCTGCCGCCACTCGCCGAACTCCGGCGGGCCGCCGAAGTGTTCAACGGCTTCGCGAATGCGGACACCTCGTGGCTTCGACTCAGAGCGGAAACGCGGTCCGCGATCGACCTGTCACTGCCCGCGCATCGCACAATTCTTCTTCGCTGGCTCAACTCGTGGGGATGCCGAATCCGGTACCCGCGGGAAGGCGAGCCCGCCCCCTTCGACGACGGGATCCTGGCCTGGTGGGAGACCTGGGGCGCCACCCTGCCCTCGGCCGATCTCGTCGACCTGACGGACGAGGGGATCGACACCGCCGCGAAGGCGTACGCGGACCTCGCGGGTGTCGTCGTCTCGGCGGGACGGACCAGGCGTACGCTGGGCCAGACCGCCGCGGCCAAGGCACTGTATGCGTTGCGGCCCAACACGATCATGCCGTGGGACGCCGCCATCGCGGCCACTCTCCACGGCGCGCGTGACGGCGCCGCGTTCGGGAGACATCTGCGACTCGGCCGCGCGTGGGCCGCCGCGGTGATCGCGGAGGCGGGAGACGGCGGGGCGGAGATCCCCGCCCTGATGGGCAGGCCCGTGTCACTGGCGAAGATCCTCGACGAATACCTTTACGTCGCCTTCACCATGGGCGCCAAGGGTGACTGGGGAACAGACAGCGGAGAATGGTGGAAAAATGGTAACCGGGGATGACGTCAGAGAGATCGTTTCGGGGCTCCCCCGCGCCTATGAGGCGCTGGTCCGGGACCGGGCGAAGTTCCGCGTGGGGCGAATCGTCTTCCTTTCGCTCTCGCCCGACGAAACCGTGATGGGATTCGGCTATCCCAAAGAGGAGCGGGAAGCACTGGTGGCGGGCGAGCCGGACAAGTTCATGATGCCGATTCCGTCCGATATGCGCTATCAGTGGGTCCGCGCCCGGCTGTCCGCACTCGATTACGAAGAGTTACGAGAGCTGATCGTCGACGCGTGGCGAATGTGCGTGCCCAAGAAGGTCTGGGCGGAATACCTGGAAAAGAACCCGAGCTGAACTACTCCTTTCGGAGTGCGCCGTTCAGCCCTCCCGATTGCCCTTTTCGGTCCCGTGAATTCCCTTTCGGGTGACCGAAAGGCCGGAAGGCGCAGGGTCGCCGACGAAGATGGCGGGTTCGCGTGATTGAACGGACGACACACGTGTCTGCAAGGACGACACGCGTGATCAGACGGACGACACACGCGAACTCCGTCCAGTCACGCGTGTCGTCCGTCTGATCACGCGTGTCGTCCGTCTGATCACGCGAGTTCCGGGGCCGAGCACGTGTGAAGGCCCCTTTCCTCGGCTGAGCCGAGGGAAGGGGGCCTTCACAGGCGAAAGGGGCTACTCCGCGACCTCTTCGATGGCCGAGGTGCCGCGAGAGCCGGGGTTCCCGTACCGCTCCCACACCTCGTTCAGGCGGATCCGCCCGTCCGGCAGGAACTCCGGGGTGTTCGTGCTGTGCCCCGCGATCACCTGCCCGCCGGCCAGGACCATCGTGTAGGCCATGTCGATCGTCCCGTCCTCGCCGCACTTCCCGGTCAGCGAGCCGAGCCGCACCCCGCCGCCGCTCAGCTCGGCCCATACCAGGTCGTCCTTCTGCCGGTACAGGGTGACCGGCGCGTCCGGGTCGCTGCTGACCTTGCGGAACCGTTTCCCGTCGTAGTTGATCATCCGTCCTGCTCCGTCCGAGTCGGGAACCAAAGGTCGTCCGTGGTCAGATCCGCGAGGTCGTACTTCCCGAGCGCGCTGGCGAGCAGCCGCAGTTCGAGTTCGAGGCAGCGCACCAGCCGCACGAGCCCTTCGGTCGCGTCCTCGTCGACGGCGAGCAGCGCCGCCCGCCCGAGGCCGACCGCGGAAGCGCCCATCGCCAGGCACTTCAGCGCGCGGGCGCCTTCCCAGATCCGTCCCGACACCAGCAGCGACGCGTCGTGTTTGCCGACCCGGCGCAGGCATTCCACCAGCGGCAACCCCACCTGGTCGAGGAACACCGACGGCGCCCAGCCGGTGCCGCCCTCCGCGCCGTCCACGGTGACGGCGTCCGCTCCCGCCGCCCACGCGACCCGCGCCGCCTCGCCGACGTCGCGGCCCGGGTGCAGTTTCACCCAGGCACGCGCCCGCGGGTAGTTGTTGCGCATCAGGTGGATCTGCTGGCGCAGGATCTCCCCGGTGAACGTGCCCGGGCTGCTGGACCGCAGCACCATGGCCTGGTCCCTGCCGAAGGCTTCGTCCACTGTGTACTGTTCGGCGATCTCGCCGGCGGCCGTGCGCGAGAGCACGGTCATCCCGCCGAGCCCCGGCTTGGCACCCTGACCGACCTTGAGCTCGAACGCCAGCCGCCCGGTCTCCAGCAGTTCCGTCGCGGACGGGTCGCTGTAGACGAGGTTCCACACCTCCGCGTCGGCGTCTTCGGTGCTCTGCTGGACGACGACACCGCCCAGCCCGTCCGGAACGGCGCCGGCGTACGCGCGGATCCGGCCGAGCAGACCGTCCTCGACGGTTTCGCCCATCCTGCCGTAGCCGTGCATGGGCACGACGTTCTCGCCGATCACCATCGGCATCCCGAGCCTGCCCGCCTGCTCGCTCGCGGCGATCCCGAGCCCGCTGCCCGCCACCTGCGTGGAGCCGAACGCGCACAGGAACACCGGCGACGGCGCGGTGAACCCGCCGAGCACGGTCGACAGCCCGACGTCGCCGTACACCGGTTCGCGGGCGAGGTCGAACATCTTCTCCAGGCGCCGCGGGACGAACACCGGCGGCACGATCCGCGCGCGGTCGAGTTCGTCCGGCGGGGTGCCGGCGTCCGCGCCGAACAGCGACCGGCCGTATCCCGCGACGTCGGGGAAGATCGCCGCGCTGCCTTCCCGTGCCCTGGCCCGGATCGCATCCTCCGGGAGCTGCCGCGCGGTGATCACGGCGTCGCGATCCCGGGCAGCTTCGGGTACGCGTTCGCCTGCCAGATCGCGTCGAGCCCGGCGATGTACCGCGTCACCCGCTCCAGCCCCATCCCGAAACCGGCGCTCGGCGGCAGCCCCTCGCGCGCGAGGTCGAGGTACCAGGCGTACTTGGCCGGGTTCTCCCCCGTCTCCCGCATCCGCTCGATCAGCCGCCGGTACTCGTGCGTGCGCTCACCACCACTGCAGAGCTCGCCGAACCCGTCGGAGGCGATGAGGTCGAAGTTCCGCAGCACCCCCGGTTCGGTGCTGGACTCGCCGTCGGTGAACCCGCGCGACCCCTTGGGGTAGTCGACGATGAAGAACGGCCGGTTCGTCTGCTCGGAGATGATCCGCTCGCCCTGCCAGTCGATCTCCGCGTCGGCGCTCTGCCCGTGCCGCAGCCCCTGCAGCCGCGACACCGCCTCGCGGTGCGTCATCCGTTCGAAGTCCTCTTCCAGCAGCGCCGTGAACGCCTCCTGATCCCGCCCCAGTGTGGCCAAGTCCACTTTGGACTCTCGAAGGGTGTGGGCGACCACGTGCCGCAGCAGTCCCTGCGCGATGTCGAGGACCTCCTCGCGGCTCGCACGGGCGACCTCGACGTCGATCTGGGTGAACTCGACCAGATGCCGTCCGGTGGTCGAGGTCTCCAGCGGCTCCAGCCGCACATTCGGGGCGACGTAGAAGATCTTGTCGAACGCGAGCAGCGACGCCTGCTTGTACAGGATGACGCTGGTCATCATCTTGTACTTGTGCCCGTAGTAGTCGACGTCGACCTGTTTGGCGCCACGGCATCCCGGGTCGGTGACCGGCCCGATCAGCGGCGGCTGCAGCTCGACGAACCCGTTCATGCCGAGGTACTCGCGGGTGCCGGCGGTGATGCTGTTCTGGATGCGCAGGGCAGCCTGCGTCACCGGCGACGTCAGATGTTCGCGGGTGCCCGGCGGCAGCGCCGCCTCCGATGGTCCGGTCATGTCCTACTCCCCTGTGTCAGTCGGTTCACGGTCTCGATTCCCGGTAGCCCGTACTTCTCGTCGAACGACCGCTCGACGTACCGGAGCGCGTCCAGCAGGTCGTTCGAGGTCATCCGCCGGTCGCCGGGCAGGTCGACGAGGTCGCCCAGCGGCATCGCGCCGATCCGCTGCCACTCCAGGCGGCCGTCGCCGGCCAGCCGTCCGCGGGCGCGGCCGGCGTTGTCCGGATGCAGGCAGAACGGGACGTCCAACTGGCCGCGCGCGAACGCGGTGACCAGCGCCCTGCCGAGGTCGGCGTCGAGCGAGAGAACGTTGTCCACCAACGCCTTCGCCTGAGCGTGGATCCCGGTGTCGCCGAGCCTGCCGATCCGGGAGACGCCCCGGGCGGCCTCGGCGGCGTGCTCCAGCGCGGTCACGTTCTCCGCCACGGTCGGCAGCCGGTGCGCTTCGGCGGTGGTCTTGACGATCAGCCTGCTCGCCCCGGAGCGGGCGGCCAGCCGCGCGGACTCGGCGATCAGCTCCAGCGCGCCGCCCGGTGTCCTCGGGTAGACGCCCATGTAGCCGTAGATCACCACGTGCGTCCGCGCGTGCGGCACGTATTCCCTGATCAGCGCGTGCAGCGCGGCGACGGCCTCCTCGTCCTGCCCGGCGTGGGTCTGCTGCGCGTAGCTGAAGGACAAGCAGCGGATCCCGTGCCGCCAGAAGAACATCCCCTCCAGCACGCTGAGCGCGACCAGCAGCGCGGGCGGGCACAGCTGGCCCATCATGCAGCCGCCGAACGTCTCCAGATGCGGCTCCAGCTCGGGACCGCGGGCCTCGGCCAGCGTCTCGCAGGAGCGCCGCCAGTTGTCGACGGCCGCCGAAAGCGGCATCCGGCTGTACGGCAGGCAATACGACACCGGGCCGCCCTCGGTCGCGTGCAGCCCGAAGTCCAGCAGCGCCCGCACGATCCGGCGGGGATCCGCCGAACCGTGCCGCACCTGCACCGGGAAATCCCCGGTCAGCACCCCGTCGAGCAACGCCGTCGTCGTCACGGGGTCGTGGTCGACGAGCGGATACCCGTTGAGGTCGGCGCGCGCCGCCAGCGCCGCGCGCGCCGCCTCGTGGTCGCCGACCCTGGTGTAGCTGTCGATCGTGATCGTGCCGACCGTCGCGGCCCGCGCCGACCGTGTCGCCAGCAGCCCCCTGGCCATCCGTCCCGGATCGGCGAACCCCATCCTGGGCTGGACGACCAGTTCCCCCTGCGCGTGGTGGCGTGCGACCACCTCGCCGAACGAAAGTCCCCGCGGCGGGGCGAGCACGTTCATCCCGCGCCCAGCGGGACACCGGGGGCGCGGACGGACAGCGTGCGAAGGAACGTGCGGAACGGGGTCAGCCCGGCGGAGTCCTCGAACACCGCGTCGAAGCCGGCCTCCAGCAGCCGGGCCGCGTTGCTGCCGCCCGTGACGTCGAGCTTCCCGCCGATGACGACCGGCGTGGTGACCAGCTCCGGCCGGGCGCGGAAGGCCTCCATCAGCCGGACGCCGTCCTGACGGCCGTGCCCGTTGAGGCTGCTGATCACCAGCAGATCCGGCCGCCGGGTGACGCATTCGCGCACGATGGTCGCGTCCGGGACGCAGGCGCCGAGGTTGGTGACCCGGCAGCCCAGTTCCTCCAGCAAGAGCTCCAGGTACACCAGGTTCCAGGTGTGCGCGTCGGACGAGAGTCCGGTGACGATCAC from Amycolatopsis sp. EV170708-02-1 includes:
- a CDS encoding NB-ARC domain-containing protein, which produces MGRPERPLDGSTGPIAAFAHDLRVLRNRAGNPSYRELARTALFAPSVLSSAASGHRLPTLAVTLAFVSACGGDRAAWERRWRSVAGQTGGGGEERAPAPPTAEAPPDGVHALASGVIRLARPAQLPMGSRTFVGREGDLADAAEMIGSSGPVKVPLLVSGPIGVGKTAFALRLAEEVAADFPDGQLYADLGGSGTGGRSANGIVRGFLRALGVPAHLVPDDPMQRIGLYRSLLAERKLFVLLAGVSDEGQVRPLLGQAPHSQVVVTSRARLLGLEDTNRVELDTFSRKESMALIGRIAGPARVRAEHDATDTIAELCGDLPLAINIVGRKIAARPEWAIAYTAGQLADRERLMDSLCVGDVNVRDRFTAAYEHLSPTEREAVHHFGQSGAGWTTSIGVAAAMGIMIETADELLESVVDAGLLQRANVAGRYAVSRLVSAFASERQREPGPFAAAVPMAGHRARKNAFESLRHEAVRTLPGGSSEG
- a CDS encoding MmcQ/YjbR family DNA-binding protein, which codes for MVTGDDVREIVSGLPRAYEALVRDRAKFRVGRIVFLSLSPDETVMGFGYPKEEREALVAGEPDKFMMPIPSDMRYQWVRARLSALDYEELRELIVDAWRMCVPKKVWAEYLEKNPS
- a CDS encoding glutamate synthase-related protein, which gives rise to MITARQLPEDAIRARAREGSAAIFPDVAGYGRSLFGADAGTPPDELDRARIVPPVFVPRRLEKMFDLAREPVYGDVGLSTVLGGFTAPSPVFLCAFGSTQVAGSGLGIAASEQAGRLGMPMVIGENVVPMHGYGRMGETVEDGLLGRIRAYAGAVPDGLGGVVVQQSTEDADAEVWNLVYSDPSATELLETGRLAFELKVGQGAKPGLGGMTVLSRTAAGEIAEQYTVDEAFGRDQAMVLRSSSPGTFTGEILRQQIHLMRNNYPRARAWVKLHPGRDVGEAARVAWAAGADAVTVDGAEGGTGWAPSVFLDQVGLPLVECLRRVGKHDASLLVSGRIWEGARALKCLAMGASAVGLGRAALLAVDEDATEGLVRLVRCLELELRLLASALGKYDLADLTTDDLWFPTRTEQDG
- a CDS encoding asparagine synthetase A, whose amino-acid sequence is MTGPSEAALPPGTREHLTSPVTQAALRIQNSITAGTREYLGMNGFVELQPPLIGPVTDPGCRGAKQVDVDYYGHKYKMMTSVILYKQASLLAFDKIFYVAPNVRLEPLETSTTGRHLVEFTQIDVEVARASREEVLDIAQGLLRHVVAHTLRESKVDLATLGRDQEAFTALLEEDFERMTHREAVSRLQGLRHGQSADAEIDWQGERIISEQTNRPFFIVDYPKGSRGFTDGESSTEPGVLRNFDLIASDGFGELCSGGERTHEYRRLIERMRETGENPAKYAWYLDLAREGLPPSAGFGMGLERVTRYIAGLDAIWQANAYPKLPGIATP
- a CDS encoding methylaspartate mutase; amino-acid sequence: MNVLAPPRGLSFGEVVARHHAQGELVVQPRMGFADPGRMARGLLATRSARAATVGTITIDSYTRVGDHEAARAALAARADLNGYPLVDHDPVTTTALLDGVLTGDFPVQVRHGSADPRRIVRALLDFGLHATEGGPVSYCLPYSRMPLSAAVDNWRRSCETLAEARGPELEPHLETFGGCMMGQLCPPALLVALSVLEGMFFWRHGIRCLSFSYAQQTHAGQDEEAVAALHALIREYVPHARTHVVIYGYMGVYPRTPGGALELIAESARLAARSGASRLIVKTTAEAHRLPTVAENVTALEHAAEAARGVSRIGRLGDTGIHAQAKALVDNVLSLDADLGRALVTAFARGQLDVPFCLHPDNAGRARGRLAGDGRLEWQRIGAMPLGDLVDLPGDRRMTSNDLLDALRYVERSFDEKYGLPGIETVNRLTQGSRT
- a CDS encoding cobalamin B12-binding domain-containing protein, which produces MTIEAVQPTLPDAGLDVIVTGLSSDAHTWNLVYLELLLEELGCRVTNLGACVPDATIVRECVTRRPDLLVISSLNGHGRQDGVRLMEAFRARPELVTTPVVIGGKLDVTGGSNAARLLEAGFDAVFEDSAGLTPFRTFLRTLSVRAPGVPLGAG